CGAACTGGACCTGAAAGAACTGTTCGCACAAATGATAGCTGAAAGCAAAACTTACCAGGTACAATTGAACCAGAAACTTCGCCAGGAAGGGGAGGAACGCGAACGCGACTCCACTTTTGCCGGCAAAATATACCGTGCCTGGATGGATGTTAAGGCCACCTTCAGCGGCGGCAACCGCCATGCGATCCTCGCCAGCTGTGAATACGGTGAGGATGCTGCACAAAAGGCTTACCGCCAGGCCTTGGCAGATGATCAGAGCCTGCCTGCAGAAATTAGCCAGTTGGTCCGCAACCAACAACAATCTTTAAAAGCATCTCACGATAAGATCCGTCACCTGCGTGACCTCGAAAAAGTGAATGCCTAAATAGTTTCCATCATTTCATCCGCCCCAACTATCCATTGAAGCCCTAACGTCCATTGCAACCCTAACGTCCGTTGTGCCCAAAACATCCAGTTAACTACCAGGACACATCCATATACTCCCCATTAAATGCAAAAGCAGGTTTCAGTTTTGAAACCTGCTTTTTTTTGCAGCAATCTTCCGAAAACAAAAACGGCACCCCTTTCAGGCGCCGTCTCATTCTTTTTAGTTTATTTTTCGTCTCCGTTAATTACAAAGTTTAGGTCGGGATCAGTTTAAAAAGCTGTCCTGCATTTTGCAATACAGGACAGCGTTAAGGCAAGCTTATCAGGTTTTGTTTCTGCGTCGTCTTCATCAAGTCTTCTTTCGAAGCATCGTACATGACTACGAATGCATAAAAAAACCGAAAAAGATGCCTAATAACTAAAACAACAGCTATGATAAAAAGTATATAACCGCCTGGACAAACGGTTTATTAGATCTCTCCTTATAATATCTTAGAGCTCGTTGATGAGCTTTTCTACTTCGTCTTTTGATTTGCCGAGTTTCTGTTGCAGTTTTCCATACAGCTCATCTTCCTTTCCTTCTGCATAAATCAGATCGTCGTCTGTAAGGTCAGCGTACTGTTGCTTCAGCTTACCTTTAATTTCGTTCCACTTACCTTTGATTTGTAATGAATCCATGGTTAACGTTTTTGGTGTATGATTAAATACTGTCCTGTCTGTTGACCCTGTCTGTGGTCGGAAGTAGTAATCCAATTACCATACCAGCGGGTCGGCACGTTGAGAATTTTTACGGCACATATTAAATATCCCATCATATTGTGGAATTTTACCCAGGCCTTGCGGGAAAAAAATTCCACATTTACAGGGTGTAACGCAGTAAAAACGTTCAGGCAAGCTAATTGCAGTGTTAGTTATGATAGTGATTATAGGATGGTGACTGTATGTTTTTGTGTTTTTATCAGCCTATGCAATTTACAAGACGCGCAAAGCGTAACAATAGTTCAAAATGGGTGATTTCATATTGATAATTGATGATGAACCAGATATTTGCAAGCTGCTGCAATTAAGCCTGCTTAGACGGGGTTATAATGTAAAGTATGTGCATGCACTCGCAGATGGCATGAAGTGCATACAGGACAAGCGGCCGGATATTCTGTTTCTTGACATACACCTGCCCGATGGGTCAGGGCTGGAGGCATTGCCTGCCATTAAAAAGCAGTGTCCCGAAACGCCGATCGTCACGATCAGTGCGTATGATACCGGGATGGAGATGGAACAGGCCCTCAGCGCAGGTGCGTCGTTTTTCCTTCCGAAGCCTTTCAGCCTTAAGCGTTTACAAGAAGTTATCTATCAAATAAAAAGCTAAAACCGTTAGGACGGCGCTGATTTAAATCGTAAATTTAGTAACCCGGCTAACATCAATCGAATATGAAGAGTATCCTAATAATTGACGATGAAATAAATATCTGTACGCTGCTCAGCAAATTCCTGTCAAAGCATGGATTTAAAGCTGAGTCTACGATGTCTGGTGCTACAGCCCTCAAAATGCTGAAGGAAAAACCCTACGACCTCATTCTCTGCGATTACAGGCTTAAAGACACAGACGGCGCTCAGTTACTGAACGACATCCGCCAGATCAGGCCACGTACTGTCGTGATCATCATCACAGGTTACACAGACGTGCGCATTGCGGTGGACATGGTGAAGAATGGCGCGTACGACTACATCTCCAAACCACTTTACCCGGACGAGATCCTCGCCCTGGTGCAAAAAGCCCTTTCTCAGGAGCCGGTACCCTTACGGGAGCCAGTTGCTGCCACTGCACCGGTTAGTGCCGGCCGCGTGGTAGAGGAAGAGAAAGTAGTGGAAGAGGAGAAAACACCGCTCTCGCTCAAATCATCTAAACCGAACGATAAATACGTATACGGCAAAAGCCACGCTGCCAAAGAACTGTATCGCCAGATTACCCTGGTGGCCCCTACAGACTATAGTGTGATCGTATACGGCGAAACAGGTACCGGTAAAGAATCTGTCGCGAACCTTATTCACCAGAACAGCCAGCGTAAAAACGAACCGTTCGTGGCGCTCGACTGTGGTAGCCTCTCGAAAGAACTGGCGGCCAGTGAATTGTTCGGCCACGAAAAAGGGTCCTTCACCGGCGCTATCAACACCAAAATCGGTGCTTTTGAACAAGCGCATGGTGGTACCCTGTTCCTCGACGAGATCGCCAACCTTTCCTACGACATACAGGTAGCCTTGCTGCGTGTGATCCAGGAAAAACAGATCCGCCGCGTGGGCAGCCTCAAGGAAATTGCGGTGGACGTACGCCTCGTGGTGGCATCCAACGAAAAATTGTCCGAGTCTGTACAGAAAGGGAAGTTCCGTGAAGACCTCTTCCACCGCTTCAACGAGTTTACTATTTATATTCCGCCATTACGCGAACGCCTCGACGATTTGCCGCAACTGGTAGATACGTTCATGCTGCAGGTATCTCGTGAGCTGGGCAAACAGCCCATCCCGATTTCCAGCGACGTGTGGGATTGCTTCCGCCGCTACGATTGGCCAGGCAACATCCGTGAGCTGAAAAACGTAATCCGTCGTGCCTGCCTGCTTACGCCGGCTGACGAAGAAATTGCCGTTGAAACCCTGCCGCTCGAACTGAAAGAAGAGTCGACCCGCGAAAGCTTCTCCTCTTCCGGCGACGGTATGGAAGAACACGATATGATCACCGACGCCAACGACCTAAAGGCCGTTGCGTTAAAAGCGGAGTACAATAAGATCATTAATGTGCTTAAGGCGGTGAAGTATAATAAGACCAAAGCTGCCCAGCTGCTGAACATCGACCGTAAAACTTTGTACAACAAACTCAGGCTGCTGAATATTAACTACTAAGTTATTCAAGTCAAAATACCTTCTGACGGGTCTCTGTAAAAAGAGGCCCGTTTGTTTTTTGAACCATTCTCAGAACGAACGGTTGACGCTCAAAGTAGGACGGCGACCCTAAAGATCTCAACTTCTCAAACCATTCCCGAAACGAACGGTTGACGCTCCAAGTAGGACGGCGACCCTAAAGATTTCGACTTCGGCGAACAAGATTACTTACCATCCGATGACGGCTGCCGCAACTCCCGCGCGCCGATTTACCCCTGAACTCTCTTCCAATGAGAAAGCTATGTCCCGTTCGAAGAAAAAAGTAGTAAAGCCTTATCTGTAAAGGGTTTCGAGCATCTTAATGTTATTTGTACACAAAACATTTAAAATAACCGTTTTAAAAGAATAAATATTGTACAAAACACACTAAATACCGCAAACCATTGATTTGCAATAAAATAAGAAAAGCGGCCGGAGATGGCCGCTTTTTCTACTTATTAATGAATTTCGGGTGAATCATGTTCTCAAAAGTGAAGATCTCGTCCCACTTTTCCTGGGTGAGTAGTTGCTTCTCCTTCACGGCCAGGTCGTGTACTGACTTCCCGGTTTCCAATGCTTCCCGTGCAATGGCTGCCGATTGCTCGTACCCGATGATCGGGTTCAGCTGGGTCACAATGCCAATACTTCCCATTACCATGTTGCGGGTATGTTCTGCGTTTGCTGTAATACCGACTACACATTTTTCACGCAGGGTGTTGCAGGCGTTGGTCATATATGTGATGGAGGTGAACAGCGCCATCGAGATCACCGGTTCCATGACGTTCAGTTGTAACTGGCCGCCTTCCGCGCCGAGCGTCACCATCAGGTCGGCACCGATTACGTAAAATGCGGTTTGGTTTACCACTTCCGGGATCACGGGGTTCACCTTGCCCGGCATAATGGATGAACCTGGCTGCATCGGTGGCAGGTTTATTTCGTTGAGGCCTGCCCGTGGCCCGGAGGACAACAAGCGTAAGTCATTACAGATCTTGGAAATCTTTACGGCCGTACGTTTCAACACACCAGACAGTTGAACATAAGCTCCTGTATCGTATGTTGCCTCTATCAGATCGCCCGCAAGCACCAGTTCCAGCCCGGTAACGTCGCGCAGGTATTTTGTAACCAGGCCCGCATAACCTTCCGGGGCATTCACACCGGTACCGATAGCCGTAGCACCCATGTTGATTTCGGAGATCAGGCGTTTACTGTCCTCAATCCGCGAAAGCTC
This genomic interval from Chitinophaga horti contains the following:
- a CDS encoding ferritin-like domain-containing protein, with protein sequence MNDQVTEVISDLVKINNDRIEGYQKAINQTDELDLKELFAQMIAESKTYQVQLNQKLRQEGEERERDSTFAGKIYRAWMDVKATFSGGNRHAILASCEYGEDAAQKAYRQALADDQSLPAEISQLVRNQQQSLKASHDKIRHLRDLEKVNA
- a CDS encoding CsbD family protein, producing MDSLQIKGKWNEIKGKLKQQYADLTDDDLIYAEGKEDELYGKLQQKLGKSKDEVEKLINEL
- a CDS encoding response regulator, with the protein product MGDFILIIDDEPDICKLLQLSLLRRGYNVKYVHALADGMKCIQDKRPDILFLDIHLPDGSGLEALPAIKKQCPETPIVTISAYDTGMEMEQALSAGASFFLPKPFSLKRLQEVIYQIKS
- a CDS encoding sigma-54-dependent transcriptional regulator, which translates into the protein MKSILIIDDEINICTLLSKFLSKHGFKAESTMSGATALKMLKEKPYDLILCDYRLKDTDGAQLLNDIRQIRPRTVVIIITGYTDVRIAVDMVKNGAYDYISKPLYPDEILALVQKALSQEPVPLREPVAATAPVSAGRVVEEEKVVEEEKTPLSLKSSKPNDKYVYGKSHAAKELYRQITLVAPTDYSVIVYGETGTGKESVANLIHQNSQRKNEPFVALDCGSLSKELAASELFGHEKGSFTGAINTKIGAFEQAHGGTLFLDEIANLSYDIQVALLRVIQEKQIRRVGSLKEIAVDVRLVVASNEKLSESVQKGKFREDLFHRFNEFTIYIPPLRERLDDLPQLVDTFMLQVSRELGKQPIPISSDVWDCFRRYDWPGNIRELKNVIRRACLLTPADEEIAVETLPLELKEESTRESFSSSGDGMEEHDMITDANDLKAVALKAEYNKIINVLKAVKYNKTKAAQLLNIDRKTLYNKLRLLNINY
- the aspA gene encoding aspartate ammonia-lyase produces the protein MARIEHDFLGEKELPDDVYYGIQTLRALENFHITGIPIGKERFFVQALGYVKKAAAMANRDLGALDPVVAEHIILASDRVINGDFDDQFLSDLIQGGAGTSVNMNANEVIANVALDMMGKKKGEYKYCHPNNHVNCSQSTNDAYPTAFRIALINKLTAYSESIKQLAESFGVKGEEFKNVLKMGRTQLQDAVPMSLGDEFRAFATNLNEELSRIEDSKRLISEINMGATAIGTGVNAPEGYAGLVTKYLRDVTGLELVLAGDLIEATYDTGAYVQLSGVLKRTAVKISKICNDLRLLSSGPRAGLNEINLPPMQPGSSIMPGKVNPVIPEVVNQTAFYVIGADLMVTLGAEGGQLQLNVMEPVISMALFTSITYMTNACNTLREKCVVGITANAEHTRNMVMGSIGIVTQLNPIIGYEQSAAIAREALETGKSVHDLAVKEKQLLTQEKWDEIFTFENMIHPKFINK